The genomic stretch acgcggggtccatgcaccgctcccacaaaaacaaagggttcctcgccctccggctcaaaggtcaccatcttcttcctgcagtcaaaaGTATCTCCATATCTAACTAACCAAtgcatacctaaaatcatatcaaattcCTCCATAATCAACTCAATaaaatctactgacaactctctaccgtcAACTATCACtgacaatgctctaatccacctcctagatactaccagttcccctgtaggaaaaatagtcccaaaccctgaagtacaatactcactaggtctacacagtctatcaatcaccttactagaaacaaacaaatgtgtagcaccagagtcaatcaatacagtaaaaggagatccagcgctagaaagctgatatgtcactaccgagggactagcctcgacctccgcctatgtcagggtgaacactcgagctggagtcaagctgtccactttccccgcatctcccttcttcactgtcgggcagtctttcttgaggtgtcccaccaccccacacacgtaacaggccttagcccggcACTCACCCAGATGGAATcttttgcacctcgtgcactcagggtaggtcctccatgaatcactgcctccctgacggccaccctgtgtaccctgacctctcctatcaggaccaggagcggtcgaagtatcaggggtcttcctctttaattcactggggcctctgcccctaccagaaccagaatatggagacaccgccctgcggccctcccgtctTGTttcactctccctccatatcttattttccgcctcttcagcggtaagagctttctccacagcctgggcagaggttgtccctccaggaactgttgtaatcctcacatctcgggctatcatcgcattaagccctctaataaatctgtcctgcctagctgcatcagtaggcacaaggtctggtgccaACTTCGCAAGtatgtcaaactttagggcatattctgtaactattATGTTGctctgaaccagccccacgaactcatttaccttcgctaccctgatggcaactttatagtacttctgactgaataggtccttgaatccttcccaactcaaagcagtaacatctctagtctgtgatgccacctcccaccagattcaggcatcctctctcagcatatacgtggcacaggacACTCTGtcccctctaccctcataaagtctagaatggtagtaatcatggccatccactgttcagccttcagtggatcaggtcctccctcaaagatctggggctgttgtttcctaaaccgctcgaacaatggctcccatctgttcccaacctctactggctttacaactggtaccactgcaggtagcacaatgggggcaacactccctgatggagcctgctgtcgcaaaaTTCGGATCTGTTCATCCTAGCTCTGTAGCcaagcttgcatgtctgccataagctgctgccagttcttagggactggcggaggggtctagccctggtcatcatctctagtcttaTACCTGtagccggctagtcgtgtagattttcttggacgcataattatccaagtcaatctgcaatcaacaactcagcagtcagactatgatgacagggtaatgatccttccatgatccaccattagaaccccaaacattcacaaacaatcaaaatataacagtttatccacatattcatccatatattcattcacatgcataacaatgctgataagcacgcctcaatatcatcatgcaatagtcgagggccaggccctatcagtatctcatgctccctattaatcaagcagatatcaacaatcatatttcattcaaatcatttaaacatatagtcatgtatacacaattaccaaaccctgagtcgagcttgtctttcgcggcgaatgtacatgtccagccagtctttaagaacccttaaacctaggacgctctgataccaagttgtaacgccctagatagccaagaccattacactgtgtgtttataaaggtgcaagacttgctaattaagtcatttaattcgaaacgtgtcactgaaactacaactgaactagggttaaaagatttggtctcaaaagcttcacttCTTATAagtaaacattttctttacatgggatcccaaaagtagtaaagtttaaaggccgtttacaaaactttaggattaaaatacagttgtTAGCcaatctaaggcaaaacagacaaataaGCTTTTCTCGTCCCGATCCACtgctcggtcgtggcggtcgatcagctgattatgtacattcatccccgcagctctccatcttaggattgatccaactttcccttgcctttacctacaccacgtagtacccatgagccaaggcccagcaagaaaacacaaaagcagagcataatcattaagcaaaccACCAGACAACTCACACAGTATAAACATATACTCAACAGTTCAAACATTCACGttgttcaagtattcagcataccaagtatatcatttcatatcaataatcaattcacatatgataactagggttaacgcccttaggccgcaccctctatttatcccactgactccggcccgcttaaaccgagctcagtgaatattaagctgtcctcagctaccagtggctgagccacgccttgtgcgcaagtattatttatggcacccttaggccgtttatcacatgtcccatgtcataataccatctatggcattatacagatatagggagctcttagtcccatcacaaacacataatcgggtgcagttttcttacctttagatttcgctagctttgttcaatttgatcctcaagcacgatcccgtctgagccctagcgtacacctagtcacagccttagatcagaatcatcaccaaacctcaaatccaaaacctagcctcaggaccaatcccaagccctcgggaaaccctatttccaccaaacgaggtggtggaatcaaaccccgaacccccgggaaaaaacccttagaaataacccaaaaacccctttctggaaatagggtagcgctacagcgccctaaggagagcgctacaaGCAAAGCCAAAAGGCTCTGGAACTTCAGGACCTAGCACTATAGCGCCTAGTgactagcactatagcgctagtcacagcacaacttTTTCTCCTTCGAACTTTCCTGAGCCAAACCTTCCCAAAACTCAACCAGACCTCACCCAAACTTCAAAgaaagcctcccaacatcctcaactcatcccataagtcccaaccacacaaaactcaatcacatgcaccccaaatcaaggaagttaccatagctgaacctagagcCCAAAAACTCAACAGGAAGAACAACTGAAACCACATAATTCAAGTGACTAGGATCAGAGCTTCTTACCTTAAATAGAGAAGTttaaccttaggctatcctccactctCCCTTAGCTTTCACttctcaaagcttcagcctcaactccctagaattcccaccaaaacacAGCTGAAAATCCATGTTTACATtaagaaccagaaactgaaaagcaaccttagaccttacctcaagtggatggaccactcttgctaactcctcaagccagaccaaggaccctagcctcaagctccttccCAGACTCTCCCTTAATTTCAGCTCCAAATTCCTTGAAGAAATGAGGAAAAATCTAAACCAAGGGAGAGAAACTTctatctccttttttcttctttccttttcttttctttccttcagacctctactgccttctacacattccactaaggtattaagctcaataatacttatccctacttaactcaaatgaccaattttccctcccatttaaaactaggcctttaaacctcctaagggcattttagtcatttcacccgattcccgctaattcctcgaatgtctctaacatttaccgcttacttcctgacacctaactaatcaccaattacattcctcaatatcaaaataaactccgatatattctctaaattccctgaaatacccccagactcgccccgagcagggtataaatccccgccgcgactttttcgctaaaccgctcactaagatcgcctcgagtcatagattacaaatatatccacataataatgtggtctcaacgatttatcacaaatatatacagttatgccctcaacagccaaaattacgaatatgcccttctaatctagtcagggcctacatgcacactaatacacatagtcatgcatcacagatattcaaataatcatataacatgtttttaatccttaaatcacatataatccaattattccctcccggcgcactaatcaaggcccttaagccttattagcaaatttgggtcgttacaggaagTACCCCGAGTTACGctgagaagggttcgtcttcagatcaaataagtagtggatctcatgaggtactggaGCTGTCCAATTTCTACGATGAAAGATAATGTACAATTCAGATAACACCAAGATCGTGTTAAGAGCCAGCTGAgtgggactaataccaaaataatctgccacactctgaaagtatggatgaagaggaagtagggcaccaAACTTGATGGCAGAGCGTGTCCAGGCGCACATACCCAAAGGTGGGTCCTCAACTCTGTCATTTGAACTTGGTATAGTAATAGAAATACCAGAGAGGTCAAATGTCTTCcataagttctttaccttctcttaaTTCATGTTAGAGGCAGCCCCCTTAAACCAAACAACCTCGTAatcagcagggcgaggcttctcaaccggtttccatatgatctcactggcaaaggtggccccagaatttGATGAATGAAACTCTTGTTATCATCTTTTCTTTTGCTGCGCAGCTGGGGAGACTGTCTTGCCCTTGGAAGAAAGGAAAACCACCTTAGGCTggaacctgtgaatagaacgcCCCTGAGGATGAGTATCCTAGCGATGAGAGCCCTCGACATGTTCTcgttgagaagaagagtgatgagGAACCCGACTGGTATCCCGATGCAAAGGGCATTGCAAGGAGTCTAACTGACTAGACAGACTCTACTGAAAAGAATGACTTCGCTGAGATGTGCCCTGAGAGCCGTGGGTaatactatgctgagaagagatctgagaagagccaGACGAAAAGCCTTGAGTGATGTGCCTACCAATATAAGGATTATCTTCAGAGGGCTGCCGAGTTGTctattttactctcgccattgggttatacattttcaagaaatcttcctcactgaataaaTATAAAGTGGAGCGAGGGAAAATtattttcaccctttccaagagcACCTATGGAGTACACTCTCTTACAGACTTATCTGacgaagaggagctggacatctgcaataAAGGAGAAATAAATAGTAAAGTTATTACATcaacataatgaagccaatagctgggggcatatccattaacTAAGGAGCAAAATTGAAGAAACCTAAGGAAAAATTTTAGGATCCCGGGTGGTCATCCTAtggttgggccgaccaccctagatctTAGAACCCTATAAATCGCCCAGGGAgtatggtggtcggcctatgctaaggtttgggccgaccacccaagACTGGGAACCCTGGAAATCACCCAGGACATGGGAATGTAGTCTAGAGTTGGATTTTTTAACCCTATAAATTTCCCAATCATAAGGTCTATAAGCCTGGAAATTTCCCAGGCTAAGGAAGCCCtacctaggggtggtcggcctatgatggaagccctaggggtggtcggcccatgatgaACTTCACAAGTTTAGAAATCTCCCAAGCTAAAGGAAACCCTAGGGGTGCTCGGCCCATGATGGGATATGTAGGCCTGGAAATCGTACAAGGcaagggaaaccctaggggtggtcggcccatgatggaatttacaaatctggaaatcgcccaggccaaggaaacttaagggtggtcggcctagggttttACAAGCCTGGAAATTTCCAAGGCTAGTGAATATGAAGGTGGTCAGCCTACTGACCtctaaaccctaaagcatcacgcAGAAAGAGGCTATGATCAAGCCAATTTTTATTGGAAACAAGTTTTTGGTTCAGACAAGTCAGTTGTTTTGAATCAAAGCAGAGCAAAGTAAAGATTGGGAAAGAATACTTACCAAAGAGGAGATGCATagagttgatgaagaattggagaattCCACAGCTCAGACCTTCCTGAAGGAGGCACATGGGTCAAGAGTCTGATgagtgaggccctacttatagcctctcaggctaacaacatttttaggaattcaaatccTTGCAAAATATTTGGTattgttaaaaattcaaatttcttgaaaaatatcttatatttttaagaattcaaattccttgaaaaatattttttatttttaggaattaatatccttgaaaaatatattatatttttaggactttgaaactccttaaaaaatatattatatttttaggacttcaaaattccttgaaaaatatactagatttttaggaaactaattttccttgaaaaatataattatttttaggaattataaTTATCCTTAAAAATTcgtgctgagcaaattatcgatatgttgacccttgaattggtcaacgacacggagtcaaataaacgatataGAATGAGATcaaaacaagaagaaatcaagacgaaaaagtaaacgacacaataaatttatagtggttcgaccccaatcagatggtaatgacctacgtccacttagtgttcttattgatgtaggatCCCAACATTGTGATCAATGCActaagggttcacgagtttcacaagcttcaagatgattacaatttcggtgaataataacactataattttctctccGAATTCTCCcagtccaaaagtcccctcccttgagcctttTCATTCGTAtctataggctcaagaaggttacatgggccaatgggccttaattacaattacaactcgcgtatctagataataagagaaattacaattaatgctcaattacaagattgcatatctaaaggaaataaatgaatatatgtgacCAGGCTCGACAcacataagtatgatgcttgataaaccaatAATCTTTTGGTCAATGGCCGAGCAGGATATACTTACTAAAAACAGCCACGTGCCtcccacgtgtagaccaatcctgccacatcatcaggtagtccatttttgggtaaacattttccccccatgtttattttactgcgaccagcataaactAAACTTAAACAACAGACCTTTCATATGTCCTGTCCAATCTGTCAAAGCCATCAATGCCTTCTcaaaaaaaggcaaccaatcatgtcattgcagtttcccaaaaagtggtttgacggctatcacgcttttccatgcctcgaaaaatcacccccatcattacctcagTAACCGTGCTTCAACCAATATAAATAACTCCTCAAatttactttttacctttcatttctcctcaagaacattgaagaacatagcctaaagaacccagaaaactcACACGATTTTGGCGATCCACGGAGTTTCTATCCAGCCACTTGACTCAACGTCTCATAAATTTTCACCAATTTTTACCCAAGCAAGTCTCTTGAACTTCTTCGCCGTTGGGATGCCATGCAATTTTTAGTTTTCTGGTttgttttggatttgaagttccTTAATGTTCTTAAAAAAATGATTTGGGGCAGTCAGGCATGTAGGTATGaacatgataggataaggaaaaaaAACACTACATGAGGCTTAGGAATCGGTTTGGGAGTTAGGATCATAGatttagggtgtaaaatcgaagtaaaaattcgatttttaagcacTTAGAAAAAAAtctgctttttaatctgttttccaaactgttcgcgtacaatttaatgtttacgttagaatgttgatggtcgtataaaagcttaaattttatacacgagcaacgttattccaacttttccactttcttggtctattggtcgtagattctcatctccccttctctattcgcagattttcatgcacgacccgtggggaggtgagaggccgatcgacgatgacttgctcgCGCAGCTACTCGAAGATCAAGAATAGTCGTTGCTGCTAATCTCGAAAATTCCCTTTTCTTATAACCCTTCAAATAAACCTTCGACCAGCCCAGCCAACATGGGTCGCATAAAATCCATcgcacaaaaaagaaagaaaaaaaccaaGCCTTCTAATAATCAGcatgctcctcgggctgaaattccttcaaCTAATCCTCATCTTGAAAATACTTCCCAGCTATAAATTCAAGCAAAAGCCTGACTTCGGGACGTCCTTCGAACAGAGGTCGAATGATACGTAGAACCCCCTAGTAAcattacagctaggatggtagggaatcATCTCAAGAAGTACGAACTTTCTGGGATAACCCTAATGAAGCCTTCAGTCGACCagtgggcaaacctgcctgggagcgccttcagcacctggtcgagatatcacattgaggcaggggcaaccttgcctcttcatccatttttctAGGGGGTGGCCAAATATTTCAAggtcgctcccttccaaatcaccccaaatggatatagagtgctctctgctctctatatTATGTACAACCACAAAAAGTGGCATGTTTCTatgccacatgagatcaattatttgttcgatctcaagtccaaccacAATCACAACAACatgggtttcttccacttctaccaccaagaatctgctcgcaccttcctgagtgacatcaCCCACAAATCCAAcatgggaaagtacttccaggagtacttcttAACACTGGACTTGGtcgccaacaatctggccttcactgaagAGGTAAATTATTTATTCACTGGTTGTTCAATTTCCTTTAGCTTTTCTACACATTCCTTAGAACCTTGGTGTAattcaggtccatggcaccgaCCAGCTCCCACCCCATATatggagatacgagcagcatCCTTGGCTAGCatgaaaaatattgaaaaaagtgtcaaagagtTGGTCACGGAGaccaatctaaggctggttggccttctggcacctcaccaggatgtgagggagtctacTGCTGGAAGTGCTACTGGGGGAGAAATTCCCAAGCAGcatcaagatgtgtcacaacccccgaggagggcaacaggagtgaccatcagggaatcGTCTAGCACCCCACGAGCAGCAACTGCTCCTGCTCAAAAAGGAAAAGGCAAGCAGAAGGTCTCTGAGCATcccgagcctattcttgagtcttcggatgagaacggtactgacttctcactcttagacagttttcccattccttgtcatttatttgatggggacgacaaaTTTAAATACAGACCTAATTTAAATTTAGACTTCTTCAATGttgagagtgagtgtagcagtagtacaataagtaatgtagcgaccagtagttgtagcacgggtattttacttgtaatttctTTGATCTTATTTCCTTGATTTAGTAGGTATCTCCATCTATATTGCCTGACTATTCGCTTCTATATTGCAGTCATGTCGGCTGAAGATCTATTCGACCTGTATAGCAAACCTACCTCAttgctcctgcgagcaagaaaaAGAGGAGCAGACAACATCGTGCATTGAATGAAGTGCTCAGCGTAAGTTGCCATTTTTGTTGagctttatttgtttatcttgtcaCTTTACACTAATAGTTTTACCTTTTTTTAGATCGCAGGGAGTTCTGACCATGAGCGCTGGCTGGCGCCGTTCAAGGGCCCTAATTGCTCAATACGAGAAGAGGCTTAGTGAGAAGCTCAAAGCATCCGAGGACAAACATGCTACGGAGCTTAAGATGGCTAAGGAAAAATACACTGAGCAGCTCAAGGCAGCCGAGAAGAAAAATGTTGAACTACTCGAACAGAAGGCCAAGCTAGCCGAAGATCTGAAACAGCATCAGGCTGCCCTGACCAAAGCCATTGAAATTAAAGAGAAGTCCAAGGAGGCTTCTCTGCTTAATTTCAAGGAAGCCTCTAAGCTTCAAGATGATCTAGTCATCAGCAGAAAGGAGATTGAGGGGTTGGAGGAAcgcatcaaagagctcgaggagacaAATGCCAGTAACCTGGAGAGATACAAGGGAGCCACTTTTAAATGCTTATATATGTTCTGGAAGAATAACCGTGGGGCAGACTTCAGCTATCTATCAGAGCGTATGAGGCAGTCTGAGATAAACAGGTGCTTGGCTcgccttgaagaggaggagagaaCGAAAGTTCCAGCATCCCCCGAAATCTCTTTGGCTACGAGCATCGATGGCGTAGACAAGGAAATTGGGGCCTCCGTCGACCAGCAAATTCCCCAAGATCCTCCTGCTTcataatttcttttatttaaatttgtaacttggGACACACGGACCTCGGTTCGTAGtgtcaagacaatatatttttgctgcacgggcagctttttcttttaaacagagaattacatccgagcagcaactgctcgcagtgtaaaacaatttacttttaatatttagatattataatacttgcaatatattacaacatcATATTCGCATGagagaacttagcatagcactttggtttgatttaacaaaattttgacaaatactctaagtaccgtagcatgctttcacttattttgctcatgtgtttacatatacttgtcaatatgctttgcttactaggtaccttatatgccccccaagtgattgaggaactTTAGGTGCTCGTTCACTTGCCTTGACAATTACTTGTTCGATCATTACTACTCGTAATAAAGATTTAaatatatagcaaaacaacacacgtaatgagcaaatacttgtaataaatacaataattggcaagattgactggctgcgcacagtcctttttatttctcgtaataaatggacaattgtgtctgtacgagtgatcaaaaatttgatcttacacttatacgCGATTAGCCATATggctgactaacccttgttcataaacttgtaaaaagtaaaattaatacaagccaattctttaaaaagaactgtttattgataatacttgtgcatgtgttctccattccaatagcgaggaatgagatctccatttaagcgagtaAGTTTGTGGGTGcttggttgaaggacttcttcgatttggtatggtccttcctgttatattattttataatataatgtaatattatattataatataatgttttagattaaataaatgtgacaaagagtgtcacatattgtaacatataatagagagttacaatatttagatatatgagatatatccaaataatgtaacatatttggtgttacaaatttgtaacttccaaatattaccatttattgtgtaaatttggtgttacacaatattgagatgaatttcataaagccatatgtgaaatggctgttagagttttaaccccaataatgtgttttgggagttacaaaatcatttgggagggtttggaaccgtttggaaaaacagcacattttaaagtgctgaaaatggtcagtggccgcagccactgaatgttggtggtcgcggccagtgggacagagagtagtggccgcggccactaatgtctctggccgcggccacaggccaaaactgaccattttttcagttttttcaatctttgttgaacggctcaaaaaactcaaataactctcaaatctcatttttaattccatattaatccaattaaacattggtaacagccacgggggttggtggaatttgaaattcaaagggtgtctctaaactctataaataggagcctatagctcacttgaaagacacaaaaTTTTccatccattagagcacttggctagaaacaccttgaggcttgataattccataaagcatttcctattatctgtgagagatcccttactGCTTGAggtagggggaaataagcttttggacaaaggtttcaaaccttgttcaagttggtgatccccaacactcttcactttggtagtgtgagtgagagttgtttctatttagtttgtttgttctttctttctattctatttctcttcatcttcatattcttctcttttgtttatttgtatttcttgttttgagttgtaatcttctttccTTTATTTcgaacacttttactttacttgtaatattttgctttgagtCGTATTTTTCattattctattcttcttctcttcttcttgttctttagtttatttgtattttcagttatagagttgtaaccttattcaatcaatcaatatttatttgtaatattattgcatagagttgtattatcttacccatttccattgaggcaatctattttttcctaacacttCCCAGTTAAATCCAAGCACTTtagcagcttgatcgcgggtgttgagaaaaacccttctaagtaccaaatctcccacattaaattttctttcatgtactttagagttgaagtaccgggcaaccttttgttggtaagatGCTACTCAAAGTTTGGCTTGCTCACACCTTTCATTGACCAAgtccagagattccatcaataaccatcttgatcgtatgccaaccttcggtgtgatggcggatctaattcaacatgcaacatagctccatacccataggccaaggaaaatgtaTTATGACATGTtgttgttcgatgagatgttctatacgacaagaggacttcaggcaactgctctggccatgccccattTGCTTCTTCAAGatttttcttcagagtatcctttagtgtcttgttgacagcctcaacttgtttgtttgcctgtggatgagctactgaagaaaaactttttatAATCCCATGCCTTTTGCAAAAATCggtgaacagatcactgtcaaactgtgtgtcgttatctgagacaatttttcttggcaatccatagcgacacaaaatccagcaccttcttggtcgtgatagtcgcaagtggctcagcttcggcccacttcgtgaagtaggcaacagcaaccacaacatacttgacgttgccttttcctgtGAGCAAAGACCCTATCAAAttgatcccccacactgcgaatggccacaggctttgcatttgttttagctcattaggggctgttcggggtatcttggaaaatctttggctcttgtcacactttcgaacaaaatccacagagtcttcattcattgttggccaaaagtatccttgccttaggatctttttttataaactctgccccccagcatgatctccgcaggaaccttcatggacttctcgcattaattctttggctttTTATTTAGATACACACCTTAGGaatggcattgagtaccctcttctatataaaattctGTCGACCAAGATAAACCGAGCAAACTGCCTCTAGAGGGCTCTtactttgtttctatctgttggcagtACTCCATTTGACAAGTACTCAATGAAgggtgccatccatgtgtctgcTGCCTGAATTACCAAAGAGGTTTCTTCTACTTTGATGCTTCATGCGGACAGCCGTTAAACAGGCACTATTTTCAAGGAGTCAGCATTCTTTgaacttgctaatttggccaaagcatcagtgtttgagttctggtcgcgaggtacttgctagagagtatatttttcaaattgtgccaacaaatccttttCTTTGTTCAAGTAAataaccatcttcagaccccgggcttaatattctccagtaatttgattaaccaccaactagtagtcactatagatttcaagtgactttatgttcatgtccctggctaatcttaACCCTGCGAGCAGcgcttcgtactcggcttcgtt from Humulus lupulus chromosome 5, drHumLupu1.1, whole genome shotgun sequence encodes the following:
- the LOC133778984 gene encoding uncharacterized protein LOC133778984; translation: MSAGWRRSRALIAQYEKRLSEKLKASEDKHATELKMAKEKYTEQLKAAEKKNVELLEQKAKLAEDLKQHQAALTKAIEIKEKSKEASLLNFKEASKLQDDLVISRKEIEGLEERIKELEETNASNLERYKGATFKCLYMFWKNNRGADFSYLSERMRQSEINRCLARLEEEERTKVPASPEISLATSIDGVDKEIGASVDQQIPQDPPAS